A stretch of the Desulfobaccales bacterium genome encodes the following:
- a CDS encoding DUF3795 domain-containing protein, translating into MSSIRESYCGLCEQCQLGSPDFQEAVGKVKTYMDQLPVHWQRQCINEAQDFPLLEFRQGLDWFSGRVDCPGCKDMGGLEHCGIRDCATERQHDYCYECLDHDSCRHLIFV; encoded by the coding sequence ATGTCTTCCATAAGAGAGAGTTATTGCGGTCTCTGTGAGCAGTGTCAGTTGGGCAGCCCGGATTTTCAGGAAGCCGTGGGCAAGGTTAAGACCTATATGGACCAGTTACCGGTGCACTGGCAGCGGCAGTGTATTAACGAAGCGCAGGACTTTCCTTTGTTGGAGTTCCGCCAGGGGCTGGACTGGTTTTCAGGTAGGGTTGACTGTCCCGGCTGCAAGGACATGGGCGGTCTGGAGCACTGCGGCATCCGTGACTGTGCCACAGAACGTCAGCATGACTACTGCTATGAATGTCTGGACCACGACTCCTGCAGGCACCTAATCTTTGTTTAA
- a CDS encoding rubredoxin, translating into MSNPEEMWQCQTSNCGYIYDPAHGDKKGKIPKGTKFEDLPDDWKCPCCGAGKSMFKPLAGPGSAKEQPVKCAK; encoded by the coding sequence ATGTCCAACCCTGAAGAGATGTGGCAGTGCCAAACGTCTAACTGCGGGTATATTTACGACCCGGCCCATGGTGACAAGAAGGGCAAGATCCCCAAGGGCACCAAATTTGAGGACCTGCCTGATGATTGGAAGTGTCCCTGCTGCGGCGCGGGCAAATCCATGTTTAAACCCCTGGCCGGTCCCGGCTCGGCGAAGGAACAACCGGTTAAGTGCGCCAAGTAG
- a CDS encoding TlpA disulfide reductase family protein, whose protein sequence is MKTKTTVGPARIWLALIVALALTAAASAGWAASAPDFTLKAVQDGKDYSLSQFKGKVVLLNFFTFFCGPCRQEMPHLSQIDQELKGQGFQTLGIALSSTPEQLKQLISQLGLKYPVLEGNDAVSKAYGGIELVPMTFIIDKQGNIAQKILGARSKEEFVKMIKPLL, encoded by the coding sequence ATGAAAACTAAGACTACGGTGGGTCCGGCGAGGATCTGGCTGGCGCTTATAGTGGCTCTGGCTTTAACAGCAGCGGCCTCTGCGGGATGGGCCGCGAGCGCCCCGGACTTCACCTTAAAAGCCGTGCAGGACGGCAAAGATTACAGCCTCAGCCAGTTCAAGGGCAAGGTGGTGCTGCTTAATTTCTTCACCTTCTTTTGTGGTCCGTGCCGGCAAGAGATGCCGCATCTGAGTCAGATAGACCAGGAATTAAAGGGGCAAGGCTTTCAGACCCTGGGAATCGCCCTGTCCTCCACTCCTGAACAGCTCAAACAACTTATCTCGCAGTTGGGCCTTAAGTACCCGGTGTTGGAAGGCAATGACGCGGTGAGCAAGGCCTACGGCGGTATCGAGTTGGTGCCTATGACCTTTATCATTGACAAGCAGGGGAATATTGCCCAAAAAATCCTGGGAGCCCGGAGCAAAGAGGAATTTGTGAAAATGATTAAACCTCTGCTCTAA
- a CDS encoding A/G-specific adenine glycosylase — MPWRETSDPYHILVSEIMLQQTQVERVALKYEPFITAFPDVLSLAQAPLREIMARWQGLGYNRRALALQRLAQRLVTEFQGRLPNSVEILRTLPGIGAATAGAVAAFAFNQPVVFIETNIRRVFLHCFFGDQNGIRDNEILPLVDQTLDRARPRPWYYALMDYGAMLKRAVPNPNRASAHYQRQSAFADSDRQIRGLILKTMLESPALSVKELVRAVGKSPERTRPLIEALIHEGFLQQSGTRLRIASGMGPGVEPKKTGDV, encoded by the coding sequence ATGCCTTGGCGGGAGACCTCTGACCCTTATCACATTCTCGTCTCCGAAATCATGCTGCAGCAAACCCAGGTGGAGCGGGTGGCCCTCAAGTATGAGCCCTTCATCACCGCCTTCCCTGACGTCCTGTCGCTGGCCCAAGCCCCGCTGCGAGAGATCATGGCCAGGTGGCAAGGGCTGGGCTACAACCGCCGCGCCCTGGCTTTGCAGCGCCTCGCCCAACGGTTGGTGACCGAGTTTCAGGGGCGGCTGCCAAACTCGGTCGAGATCCTCCGGACGCTGCCCGGCATCGGCGCGGCCACCGCAGGCGCGGTGGCCGCCTTTGCCTTCAACCAACCGGTGGTGTTCATCGAAACCAACATCCGCCGGGTCTTTCTGCACTGCTTTTTTGGGGACCAAAACGGCATCCGGGATAACGAGATTCTGCCCCTGGTGGACCAAACCCTGGACCGGGCCCGGCCGCGCCCCTGGTACTATGCCCTCATGGACTACGGGGCCATGCTCAAGCGCGCCGTCCCCAACCCCAACCGCGCGAGTGCCCACTACCAGCGGCAATCCGCGTTTGCCGATTCCGACCGGCAAATTCGGGGGTTGATCTTAAAGACCATGCTGGAGTCCCCGGCTCTCTCTGTAAAGGAGCTGGTGCGGGCCGTGGGGAAAAGCCCGGAGCGGACGCGCCCTCTCATCGAGGCCTTAATCCACGAGGGCTTCCTGCAGCAGTCGGGAACCCGTCTGAGGATCGCCTCCGGAATGGGGCCTGGCGTGGAGCCAAAAAAAACGGGCGATGTTTAA
- the modB gene encoding molybdate ABC transporter permease subunit — MNFAVDLTPLWLTLKVAGVATLTTFVVGVMLAFLVARSRFWGREGLDSLCTLPLVMPPTVLGYYLIVLIGNQGWLGHWLKSTFGISLIFTWQGAALAAAVVSLPLIYKTARAAFEGVDHNLENAARTLGASEAGVFFRVSLPLAWRGILAGTMLAFARAMGEFGATLMVAGNLPGKTQTLSIAVYEAMQAGNDAGATILVIIISIVCLTILLVSGKAMKIRYL, encoded by the coding sequence GTGAATTTTGCCGTGGATCTGACCCCGTTATGGTTGACGTTAAAGGTGGCCGGGGTGGCGACCCTGACGACGTTTGTCGTGGGGGTGATGCTGGCCTTCCTGGTGGCCCGGAGCCGCTTTTGGGGCCGGGAGGGCTTGGACTCGCTGTGTACCCTGCCGCTGGTCATGCCGCCCACGGTCCTGGGGTATTATCTCATCGTCCTCATCGGCAACCAGGGCTGGCTGGGCCACTGGCTGAAGTCAACCTTTGGCATTTCCTTGATATTTACCTGGCAAGGCGCGGCCCTGGCCGCGGCGGTGGTGTCTTTGCCCCTGATCTACAAGACGGCCCGGGCCGCGTTCGAAGGAGTGGATCATAATCTGGAAAATGCCGCGCGCACGCTGGGCGCCTCCGAGGCCGGGGTCTTTTTCCGGGTATCCCTGCCCCTGGCCTGGCGGGGCATTCTGGCCGGGACCATGCTGGCCTTCGCCCGGGCCATGGGCGAGTTCGGCGCTACCTTGATGGTCGCCGGCAATCTCCCCGGCAAGACCCAGACCCTGTCCATTGCCGTGTATGAGGCCATGCAGGCCGGCAACGACGCGGGCGCCACAATCCTCGTAATTATCATCTCCATCGTCTGCCTGACCATCCTGTTGGTCTCTGGAAAGGCGATGAAAATCAGATACTTGTAA
- a CDS encoding universal stress protein, with product MFKKILVPLDGSDLAAQIIPQVETLAKHANAQVTLLSVGSSNICAIGGAGEAAPCPETPLANQLEQITARLKAAGLEANWIYKLGRHPAQEIVAYAEENQVDLIALASHGAGEVAWVLGSVAKRVMDHAPVSVLLLRVAEIEPPTLKSEMFYSMQTP from the coding sequence ATGTTCAAAAAGATATTGGTGCCACTGGATGGCTCGGACCTGGCGGCCCAAATAATCCCCCAGGTTGAGACGCTGGCCAAACATGCCAATGCCCAGGTGACGCTGTTGTCCGTGGGCTCTTCAAATATCTGCGCCATCGGCGGCGCCGGGGAGGCAGCACCGTGCCCTGAGACGCCTTTGGCCAACCAGTTGGAGCAGATCACCGCGAGACTAAAGGCCGCGGGCCTTGAGGCCAATTGGATCTATAAACTGGGCCGCCATCCGGCCCAGGAGATTGTGGCCTATGCGGAGGAAAACCAGGTGGACTTGATCGCCCTGGCTTCCCACGGAGCCGGCGAGGTCGCCTGGGTCTTGGGGAGTGTGGCCAAGCGGGTCATGGATCACGCCCCTGTGTCCGTGTTGCTGCTGCGGGTGGCGGAAATCGAACCTCCCACGCTCAAAAGCGAGATGTTTTATTCCATGCAGACGCCGTAA
- the mscL gene encoding large-conductance mechanosensitive channel protein MscL — MFKEFKEFAMHGSVVDMAVGIIIGAAFGAVVKSLVADIIMPPIGLLLGNVDFTNLFILLKAGKVAGPYASLAAAQTAGAVTLNIGMFINTIVSFVIVAYAVFLVIRGINRLQRAPEAPPAAATKECPHCASEIPLKATRCPHCTSELGAASA; from the coding sequence ATGTTTAAAGAATTCAAAGAGTTCGCCATGCACGGCAGCGTCGTGGACATGGCCGTGGGCATCATCATCGGAGCGGCCTTCGGAGCCGTGGTCAAGTCCCTGGTGGCCGATATCATCATGCCGCCCATCGGCCTGCTCCTGGGCAATGTGGATTTCACCAACCTGTTCATCCTCCTGAAGGCCGGAAAGGTGGCGGGCCCCTATGCCTCCCTGGCCGCGGCCCAAACCGCGGGGGCAGTCACCCTCAATATCGGGATGTTCATCAACACTATCGTCAGTTTTGTTATCGTGGCCTATGCCGTATTCCTGGTCATCCGGGGAATTAACCGGCTGCAACGGGCCCCGGAAGCGCCTCCGGCCGCTGCCACTAAGGAGTGCCCCCATTGCGCCTCGGAGATCCCCCTCAAGGCCACCCGGTGCCCCCATTGCACCTCGGAATTGGGGGCCGCCTCGGCCTGA
- a CDS encoding ATP-binding cassette domain-containing protein, translating to MKILVDIKKRLGTGRRVFNLEVSFASDQDVVVLFGPSGAGKSLTLQAIAGLTTPDAGRIVVGERVLFDASRNLTIPARHRDIGYVFQDYALFPHLTVAKNVAFGLKRAWPWNLRRPDRLRLEEVLEIFELAPMRDSLPRDLSGGQRQRVALARALIRRPSLLLLDEPFSALDALLRARMRQELLRVQERFNLPVILITHDPEDVAALAQTVVVYDAGRIRQVMALRDEDKQQAATGLLPSFAV from the coding sequence ATGAAAATCCTGGTGGACATCAAAAAACGTTTGGGTACGGGACGGCGGGTCTTTAATCTGGAAGTCTCCTTCGCCTCTGACCAAGACGTCGTCGTCCTGTTCGGCCCCTCAGGTGCGGGAAAAAGCCTCACCCTGCAAGCCATCGCGGGCCTGACCACCCCGGACGCGGGACGGATCGTGGTAGGGGAACGGGTCCTCTTCGATGCCTCCCGAAACCTCACGATTCCGGCTCGCCATCGGGATATCGGGTATGTGTTCCAGGATTACGCCCTCTTTCCCCATTTGACGGTTGCCAAGAATGTGGCTTTCGGCCTCAAGAGGGCCTGGCCCTGGAATCTGCGCCGGCCGGACCGGCTGCGCCTGGAAGAGGTGCTGGAAATTTTTGAGCTGGCTCCCATGCGGGACAGCCTGCCCCGGGATCTGTCAGGAGGGCAGCGCCAGCGGGTGGCCCTGGCCCGGGCCCTGATCCGCCGTCCCAGCCTGCTGCTCCTGGATGAGCCGTTTTCGGCCCTCGATGCCTTACTGAGAGCCAGGATGCGCCAGGAACTTTTGCGGGTGCAAGAGCGCTTTAATCTGCCGGTGATCCTCATCACCCACGACCCGGAGGACGTAGCGGCCCTGGCGCAAACCGTGGTGGTCTACGATGCCGGGAGGATTCGCCAGGTCATGGCCCTTCGGGACGAAGATAAGCAGCAGGCGGCCACGGGCTTGCTGCCTTCATTTGCCGTGTAG
- a CDS encoding alpha-hydroxy-acid oxidizing protein codes for MNLAELREVAKDKLKGYCRVCPVCNGRACAGEVPGMGGAGTGSAFAANLEALARYRLNMRTLHDVKEPDTSFTLWGEKLSMPILAAPMTGVSYNMGGKISEEGFLQEIVAGALIAGTLGMSGDGADPEMYAGGLKAIADHHGKGIPITKPRAQAEAIKYLKAAAEAGVLGVGVDIDGAGLITMALKGQPVGPKSFDEIKELIASTKLPFLVKGIMTPEEAELALAAGAAAIVVSNHGGRVLDSTPGAAEVLPAIADRVKGRVLIFADGGVRSGSDVLKLLALGADLVLVGRPLVIGVMGGGREGVALLLNKMKSELIQAMLLTGAADVKNVPRAILYGS; via the coding sequence ATGAATTTAGCCGAACTGCGAGAAGTTGCTAAAGACAAATTAAAGGGGTATTGCCGGGTCTGTCCGGTCTGCAACGGTCGGGCCTGCGCCGGCGAAGTGCCCGGCATGGGCGGAGCCGGGACCGGGAGCGCCTTTGCGGCCAATCTGGAGGCCTTGGCCCGGTATCGCTTGAATATGCGGACCTTGCACGATGTCAAGGAGCCGGACACTTCCTTTACCCTGTGGGGGGAAAAGCTGTCCATGCCCATCTTGGCCGCGCCCATGACCGGGGTCTCCTACAATATGGGCGGCAAGATTTCGGAGGAGGGGTTCCTTCAGGAGATTGTGGCGGGAGCGCTAATCGCCGGCACCCTGGGCATGTCCGGCGACGGCGCCGACCCGGAGATGTATGCCGGCGGCCTGAAAGCCATTGCCGATCATCACGGCAAAGGCATTCCCATCACCAAACCCCGGGCCCAGGCTGAGGCCATTAAGTACCTCAAGGCCGCGGCGGAGGCGGGGGTTCTGGGAGTGGGCGTGGATATCGACGGGGCCGGCTTAATTACCATGGCCCTCAAGGGTCAACCCGTCGGTCCCAAAAGCTTTGACGAAATCAAGGAACTGATCGCATCAACAAAGCTGCCCTTTCTGGTCAAGGGGATCATGACCCCGGAGGAAGCCGAACTTGCCCTGGCGGCCGGGGCCGCGGCGATCGTGGTTTCGAACCACGGTGGGCGGGTTCTGGATAGCACCCCGGGGGCGGCTGAAGTATTGCCCGCCATCGCCGACCGGGTCAAAGGCAGGGTGCTGATTTTTGCCGACGGCGGCGTGCGCTCCGGCAGCGATGTCCTTAAGCTCCTGGCCTTGGGGGCTGATTTGGTCCTCGTGGGCCGGCCCCTGGTTATCGGCGTCATGGGTGGCGGCCGGGAAGGTGTGGCCTTATTGCTCAATAAAATGAAGAGCGAACTCATCCAGGCCATGTTGCTAACCGGTGCCGCGGACGTGAAAAATGTGCCCCGGGCGATTCTGTATGGCAGTTAA
- a CDS encoding protease inhibitor I42 family protein — MKKLGVMTGALMCAILVAWLAWPGMTVLQIQDHGKEIRVQAGEVIELALKEQAGTGYTWEFNKLDEKHFQVVRTETRRLAPQPPVGGPVLKVWQLQIKAPGEARLSLDYLRPWEGRAKAVEHFEVMVHIR, encoded by the coding sequence GTGAAGAAACTTGGCGTCATGACCGGTGCGCTTATGTGCGCCATCCTCGTCGCCTGGCTGGCTTGGCCGGGAATGACGGTTTTGCAGATTCAAGACCACGGCAAGGAGATCCGAGTGCAAGCCGGGGAAGTTATCGAGCTTGCCTTGAAAGAGCAGGCAGGCACCGGCTACACCTGGGAGTTTAATAAGCTTGATGAAAAACATTTCCAGGTCGTGCGCACCGAAACCAGGCGCCTGGCTCCCCAGCCTCCGGTGGGAGGACCGGTGCTTAAAGTTTGGCAATTGCAGATCAAAGCACCGGGGGAAGCCAGGCTCAGCCTGGATTATCTGCGGCCCTGGGAAGGCCGGGCCAAGGCCGTGGAACATTTCGAAGTTATGGTCCACATACGATAA
- a CDS encoding FmdE family protein, producing the protein MNIGSYSYDEYLQLVKSFHGHIAPGLIIGGFMVDLGMRRLPDGVLFDAISETRACLPDAVQLLTPCTIGNGWLKVVNLGRFAVNLYDKFEGSGVRVWMDAAKVADWPEINSWYLKLKPKPEQDKDLLMAQIREAGPRILSWRTMQIRPHFLTRRHRGGMVICPLCREAYPAKDGGICRACQGEAPYLEDAESAMAAPVLQAIPAEKAVGRRALHDMTRIIPGESKGAAVKQGEVITVGDLCRLQHMGRQHLYVISEDGPGPEWVHEDEAALAFARAMAGAGVTHTDTPREGKVKLVAAHDGLLVVDEARLENFNLVPGVMAASRAGYTLMAQGRPLAATRAIPLFLPRIDFLKALAVLSDGPLFQILALRQPRVGIMVTGTEVFLGLIEDKFAPIITAKVEKLQGQVVKSLIVPDDKEAIRKGAQDLLDAGIDLLVTTAGLSVDPDDVTRQGLIDAGATDLCYGAPILPGAMTLLARIGAVQVMGVPACALYFKTTSFDLLLPRLLAGLFPSRRDLAKLGHGAFCLECKVCTFPKCPFGK; encoded by the coding sequence ATGAATATCGGTTCCTATTCCTATGATGAGTACCTTCAACTGGTCAAGTCCTTCCATGGCCATATCGCCCCGGGACTGATTATCGGCGGTTTCATGGTGGACTTGGGCATGCGCCGGCTTCCGGACGGCGTGCTCTTCGATGCCATCAGTGAGACCAGGGCCTGCCTCCCGGACGCGGTGCAACTCCTTACCCCGTGCACCATCGGCAACGGTTGGCTCAAAGTGGTCAACCTGGGGCGGTTTGCCGTCAACCTCTATGATAAGTTCGAGGGGTCCGGGGTGCGGGTCTGGATGGATGCCGCCAAAGTGGCGGATTGGCCTGAAATCAATAGCTGGTATCTCAAACTCAAACCCAAGCCCGAGCAGGATAAAGACCTGCTTATGGCCCAGATTCGGGAAGCCGGGCCCCGGATCCTGAGCTGGCGCACCATGCAAATTCGCCCGCATTTCCTTACCCGGCGGCACCGGGGGGGCATGGTCATCTGCCCCTTGTGCCGGGAGGCCTATCCGGCCAAAGATGGGGGTATCTGCCGGGCCTGCCAGGGTGAGGCGCCTTACCTGGAAGACGCGGAAAGCGCCATGGCGGCCCCGGTCCTACAGGCCATCCCCGCGGAGAAGGCCGTGGGCCGCCGTGCCCTGCACGACATGACCCGGATCATCCCCGGCGAGAGCAAAGGCGCGGCCGTCAAGCAGGGAGAAGTCATTACCGTGGGTGACCTCTGCCGGCTGCAGCACATGGGCCGGCAGCATCTCTATGTGATAAGCGAGGACGGTCCGGGACCGGAGTGGGTGCACGAAGACGAGGCCGCCCTGGCCTTTGCCCGGGCCATGGCCGGGGCAGGCGTGACCCATACTGATACCCCCCGGGAAGGCAAAGTCAAACTGGTCGCGGCGCACGACGGTCTGCTGGTGGTGGATGAGGCGCGCCTGGAAAATTTCAACCTGGTGCCCGGGGTCATGGCCGCGTCGCGAGCCGGCTACACCCTCATGGCGCAGGGCCGCCCCCTGGCTGCGACCCGGGCCATACCCCTGTTTCTGCCACGGATCGACTTTTTGAAAGCCCTGGCGGTGTTAAGCGATGGACCGTTGTTCCAGATTTTGGCGCTGCGGCAGCCCCGGGTGGGGATCATGGTCACCGGGACCGAGGTGTTTTTAGGGCTGATAGAAGACAAGTTCGCGCCCATCATCACCGCCAAGGTGGAGAAATTGCAGGGTCAAGTGGTGAAATCCCTCATCGTGCCCGACGATAAGGAAGCCATCCGCAAAGGCGCCCAAGATCTCCTGGACGCGGGAATCGACCTGTTGGTGACCACCGCGGGCCTGTCCGTGGACCCGGATGACGTGACGCGCCAGGGCCTGATAGATGCGGGCGCCACCGACCTCTGTTACGGCGCGCCTATCCTGCCGGGGGCCATGACGCTTTTAGCCCGGATCGGTGCGGTCCAGGTCATGGGCGTGCCGGCCTGCGCCTTGTACTTCAAAACTACCAGCTTTGACCTCCTCCTGCCCCGGTTGCTGGCGGGGCTCTTTCCCAGCCGGCGCGACCTGGCTAAATTGGGCCATGGGGCCTTTTGCCTGGAATGCAAGGTCTGCACCTTCCCCAAGTGCCCCTTCGGTAAGTAA
- the modA gene encoding molybdate ABC transporter substrate-binding protein: MTKIKLLFVLWLGAVVLWGAPAYGGQELIVSAAASLTNAFPEIGKLFEKQHPETKIIYNFAASGPLLQQIAQGAPVDVFASADQKTMNQAVDKGLIVVASRKDFVSNTLVLIAPEKSVLPLTALKDLAAPEIKRVALGNPETVPVGRYTREALTQAGLWETFKPKFIYGESVRQVLDYVGRGEVDAGFVFATDAAIAKGKVKTMLAVKGHQPIVYPVAVVAASGKQALAQSFVDFVLSPPAQEIFNKFGFGKP; the protein is encoded by the coding sequence ATGACTAAAATTAAGCTGCTCTTCGTGCTCTGGTTAGGCGCCGTGGTCCTCTGGGGGGCGCCGGCTTACGGCGGCCAGGAATTGATTGTTTCCGCTGCGGCCAGTCTTACCAATGCTTTCCCGGAAATAGGGAAGCTTTTCGAGAAACAGCATCCGGAAACTAAAATTATCTATAATTTTGCCGCGTCCGGCCCTTTGCTCCAGCAAATCGCTCAAGGCGCCCCGGTGGACGTATTCGCATCCGCGGATCAAAAGACCATGAACCAGGCCGTCGATAAGGGGCTGATCGTTGTGGCCAGCCGGAAAGATTTTGTGAGCAACACCCTGGTCCTGATCGCGCCGGAAAAATCCGTTTTGCCTCTGACGGCCCTTAAGGATCTGGCCGCGCCGGAGATCAAACGGGTGGCCCTGGGCAATCCCGAAACGGTGCCGGTGGGACGCTACACCCGGGAGGCATTGACGCAAGCCGGGTTGTGGGAGACGTTTAAGCCCAAATTTATTTACGGGGAATCAGTGCGCCAGGTGCTGGATTATGTCGGTCGCGGCGAGGTGGACGCCGGGTTTGTCTTTGCCACCGATGCCGCCATAGCCAAGGGGAAGGTGAAAACGATGTTAGCGGTTAAGGGGCACCAGCCCATTGTCTATCCGGTGGCCGTCGTGGCGGCAAGCGGCAAGCAGGCTCTGGCCCAAAGTTTTGTGGACTTCGTCCTGAGCCCTCCGGCTCAGGAGATCTTTAACAAGTTCGGGTTCGGCAAGCCTTAG